The following proteins are encoded in a genomic region of Triticum dicoccoides isolate Atlit2015 ecotype Zavitan chromosome 1B, WEW_v2.0, whole genome shotgun sequence:
- the LOC119328829 gene encoding protein SLOW GREEN 1, chloroplastic-like — MRLKCPTREVVCHCNPPVLFFLVVATAPAMAMSFLSTASTSFVPFRRLSRHKPTVTPSLQFPTNRRRSPSCSLLPPQRRRLSSSKAPTTNLLSSITAASRTLLYLLVASILSLSGVRRPLPSLAAPPPPTQQPQDDTKGQQEEPDQGDQEEEDEAEWFRKEEEEVDAAWMQPSDEEEEEEDDDEVQMYLEVLSEDPGDVDALKCVLFARMRRKDWGGALRYVAQLREAEPGEVEWRLMEALLHELNGDIATAERLFQEVLAEKPLLVRALHGLALCMHKRLEGPTVFEMLEKALQLAVSEERVPEERNIKLLIAQMHVVKGDLDVASEKLRTLINEDPRDFRPHLCQGIVYALLDKKEEADEQFDVYRSLVPDEFPDKSFINDVILSAKEESKDRLQKDFRSEYLSKK, encoded by the exons ATGAGGTTGAAGTGCCCCACTCGAGAAGTAGTGTGCCACTGCAATCCCCCTGTCCTCTTTTTCCTCGTTGTGGCCACAGCTCCGGCCATGGcgatgagcttcttgtccaccgctAGCACATCGTTCGTGCCCTTCCGCCGCCTCTCCCGCCACAAGCCCACCGTCACCCCCTCGCTCCAGTTCCCCACCAATCGGCGCCGCTCACCCTCCTGctcccttctccctccccaacgccGGCGCCTCTCCTCTTCCAAGGCCCCCACCACCAACCTCCTCTCATCAATCACGGCCGCCTCGAGAACCCTGCTCTATCTGCTCGTCGCCTCCATCCTCTCCCTCTCCGGCGTCCGGCGCCCCCTCCCGTCACTCGCCGCCCCTCCCCCACCCACGCAGCAACCGCAAGACGACACCAAGGGGCAGCAAGAAGAACCCGACCAAGGGGATCAagaagaggaggacgaggcggagtggtttcggaaggaggaggaggaggtggatgcGGCCTGGATGCAGCcaagcgacgaggaggaggaggaagaggacgacgacgaggtcCAGATGTACCTGGAGGTCCTGAGCGAGGACCCGGGCGACGTGGACGCTCTCAAGTGCGTGCTCTTCGCCAGGATGCGGCGCAAGGACTGGGGCGGCGCGCTGCGCTACGTGGCGCAGCTGCGGGAGGCCGAGCCCGGCGAGGTGGAGTGGCGGCTCATGGAGGCGCTGCTGCACGAGCTCAACGGGGACATCGCCACCGCCGAGCGGCTCTTCCAGGAGGTCCTCGCGGAGAAGCCCCTCCTCGTCCGGGCTCTCCAT GGCCTCGCATTGTGCATGCATAAAAGGCTCGAAGGTCCAACTGTTTTTGAGATGCTGGAGAAAGCTTTGCAACTTGCAGTATCCGAGGAAAGGGTCCCAGAAGAGCGCAACATAAAGCTTCTGATTGCACAGATGCATGTTGTCAAG GGTGACCTGGATGTTGCATCAGAGAAGTTGAGAACTCTTATTAACGAGGATCCAAGGGATTTTCGGCCTCATCTTTGCCAG GGCATTGTATATGCACTTTTGGACAAAAAGGAAGAAGCGGACGAGCAATTTGATGTATATAGAAGCCTTGTGCCGGATGAGTTCCCGGACAAGAGTTTTATCAATGATGTTATACTATCGGCCAAAGAGGAGTCAAAAGATCGGCTACAGAAGGACTTTAGATCAGAGTACCTATCTAAAAAGTGA
- the LOC119328838 gene encoding hypoxanthine-guanine phosphoribosyltransferase-like: MVRAANAGIDRVLWTEAEIATRVAEVASELAADISRLAEPAVVVGVATGAFLFLADLVRRVDAPLTVDLVRVESYGDGTESSGRPRVTADLKVDVAGKHVVVVEDIVDTGNTVSCLIAHLQKKGALSISVCTFLDKPARRTVDFQQVGGGKFYRGFECPDSFVVGYGMDYAELYRNLPYVGVLKPEMYSKKTDN, encoded by the exons ATGGTGAGAGCCGCCAACGCCGGCATCGACCGCGTGCTGTGGACGGAGGCCGAGATCGCCACGCGGGTCGCCGAGGTCGCctcggagctcgccgccgacatcAGCCGGCTCGCGGAGCCGGCCGTCGTCGTGGGCGTCGCCACGGGGGCTTTCCTCTTCCTCGCTGACCTTGTGCGGCGCGTCGACGCGCCGCTCACCGTCGACCTCGTGCGCGTCGAGTCGTATGGCGACGGCACCGAGTCCAGCGGCCGGCCCCGGGTCACCGCTGACCTCAAGGTCGACGTCGCCGGGAAGCACGTCGTGGTG GTTGAAGATATTGTGGACACAGGGAATACTGTTTCCTGTCTCATTGCCCATTTACAAAAGAAAGGAGCACTGTCCATATCAGTTTGCACTTTCCTGGACAAACCAGCAAGGAGGACAGTCGATTTTCAGCAAGTAGGGGGTGGAAAATTTTACAGAGGCTTCGAG TGCCCCGACAGCTTTGTTGTTGGCTATGGTATGGATTATGCGGAGCTCTACCGCAACCTGCCCTATGTTGGAGTTCTCAAGCCTGAGATGTACAGTAAGAAAACTGACAACTAG